The sequence CAAGATTTTTGTGTGACTGACTCCACAAGCTCAGGTATATTACTGTGTGGAAATAAGCATTTACTAATCATTTTTTGCTACTTTTCAATTAAAATAGCTGCTTGTGAATTTTATAACAAACACAAATCGGAAGATGAAGAACTGAGCATGCTTAAAGAGTTATATAGACACCGTCAAGACGTAGCCTTTCTCCCAAACAAGATTCCGATTATTTAAATGAACTGAATGGATTACTAATCATGTGTGTTTTtctatctaaaaaaaatttaccAGTGCACCTGAATGGGAAGGCTTGCAAGGACCCAAAGCTTGTACAAGCAGAGGATTTCTTCTTCAGTGGCTTAGACATAGCAGGCAACACATCAAACACAATTGGATTCCTTGTGACTCCAGCCACCATTCCTGGAGCCAACACTCTCGGCATTGTGATAGGCCGTGGTGATTTTGCACCAAACGGATTTAGCCCTCTTCACACTCATCCGCGTGCCTCGGAGATCGTGCTAGTCCTCGAGGGTCGTGTGGAAATCGGGTTTGTAACTTCCAACCCGGAGAACCATCTCTTCACGAAAACACTTGAAGTAGGTGATTTGTTTGTTGTTCCAAAAGGTCTTGTACATTTCCAGAGGAATGTGGGAGAGGCCAATGCTGTTACCATTACGGCTCTTAGTAGCCAAGCCCCGGGACTTATCCGGGTTGCGGATGCTAGTTTTGGATCGGATCCAAGGATTCCTGGTGATCTACTTGCTAAGGCTTTTCGAATTGATGAAAACACGGAAAGACAGATACAAAGGCGTTTTTCGAATATGGAGGATTGACAGGAAAGATTATGAAAAGTTTTACTAATGATTTGAGTGTAGTTGTGGGATCTTCTACTTTAATTGTTACTCCTATCCCACATTTTCCGTTGAGAACTATAGCTAAGAATACTAGATTGGACCAAAAGGAATAATTAAGTTCGACCTGCCAAGCTGGTATATACTCTGGCTTCAGCTGTTTTATGCTATTTCTAGTTCAGTTGTTTAGATAGTTTGTTGTTGGCATCGTATAAGTAGTGTTACTTTAAATACAAAGTTTGTTATAATATTTACctaaaatttcaactaatcaaATTGAAAGCTAGGAACTTTAATCTAATAATCTTGTCCTGTGTTCTTTTGAACTAACACAATCCTAAGCTATATCAGAACTGGATTTAACATAGCCAACTAGATTCCCCTCTATCTTCCTTCAACCCCATTGGCAAAAGAGTGCAGCAGATGGAAAAAGCCACAAATGCAGCAGAAAATTGTCATTTCATAATAACAAGGAATACATTTTCATTCTGAGAACGAAATATCTGCTCTATCATGTCATCAATCAAAGTTTTAATAGGAAACTCAGAATCCTTAAGATAAACAGATCAGTGCCTTGTCGCAGAAAAGGTACATGTAAAGCACAAATGGAATCAGAACTACTGTTCAGGAGAGACCACAACTTATCATAACACGTCTTGAAATGTACAACTGCAGAACTATCAGATAAAAACAGTTAATATCAATCCACCCAAAACCAACTTTTCCATATCGGCAATGGAAGAAATAGAAGAACTAACATTTCCCCAACATTTACACTACCAAACTTACTTATTGTGGCATTTCAAGATCAGGCCTTTGATCAAGTGCCTGAATTGTTGTATTATCTGGAAGAGCATCTGGGTACGTTGATATGATTTTTGCCTTCATGCTCCTGAAAATGGAAAACAAACATTTAAAAGACATAGGAAATGAATAACCA comes from Capsicum annuum cultivar UCD-10X-F1 chromosome 2, UCD10Xv1.1, whole genome shotgun sequence and encodes:
- the LOC107859027 gene encoding putative germin-like protein 2-3 isoform X2; its protein translation is MASRFFVLGLLFGICLAADPSPLQDFCVTDSTSSVHLNGKACKDPKLVQAEDFFFSGLDIAGNTSNTIGFLVTPATIPGANTLGIVIGRGDFAPNGFSPLHTHPRASEIVLVLEGRVEIGFVTSNPENHLFTKTLEVGDLFVVPKGLVHFQRNVGEANAVTITALSSQAPGLIRVADASFGSDPRIPGDLLAKAFRIDENTERQIQRRFSNMED
- the LOC107859027 gene encoding putative germin-like protein 2-1 isoform X1 yields the protein MASRFFVLGLLFGICLAADPSPLQDFCVTDSTSSGILLCGNKHLLIIFCYFSIKIAACEFYNKHKSEDEELSMCVFLSKKNLPVHLNGKACKDPKLVQAEDFFFSGLDIAGNTSNTIGFLVTPATIPGANTLGIVIGRGDFAPNGFSPLHTHPRASEIVLVLEGRVEIGFVTSNPENHLFTKTLEVGDLFVVPKGLVHFQRNVGEANAVTITALSSQAPGLIRVADASFGSDPRIPGDLLAKAFRIDENTERQIQRRFSNMED